The following proteins are co-located in the Paenibacillus sp. FSL H8-0079 genome:
- a CDS encoding LrgB family protein encodes MSAFILGIGMIALTIAVYIPATRLYKRLKWPILMPVLTTTAILILILVLSGIKLDTYMLGGKWIQELLGPAVVSLAFPLSRHLHVLKQNIIPIVGGTIGGSITGIATGALIAILLGYPKEMVIALLPKSVTTPVAIQIADQVGGNASFTSLFVMIAGFSGILLGPMLLKWAKVRSEHAYGIGLGSASHALGMARSFEYGENAVALSSVSMIVSAIAGSIMLPLWVWIIYG; translated from the coding sequence TTGTCAGCATTCATCCTCGGAATTGGAATGATCGCGTTAACCATCGCTGTATATATTCCAGCCACTCGTCTATATAAAAGACTGAAATGGCCGATACTTATGCCTGTACTCACAACGACTGCCATACTGATCCTGATCTTGGTGCTTTCCGGTATAAAGCTGGATACCTACATGCTAGGTGGAAAATGGATACAGGAGCTTTTGGGCCCAGCAGTCGTATCGCTCGCTTTTCCCTTGTCCAGACATCTACATGTGCTGAAGCAAAATATCATTCCAATTGTGGGCGGAACGATCGGAGGCAGTATTACAGGTATCGCCACAGGGGCTTTAATCGCCATTCTGCTAGGGTATCCTAAAGAGATGGTCATCGCTTTATTGCCAAAATCCGTGACAACTCCTGTAGCTATTCAAATTGCAGATCAGGTCGGAGGGAATGCCTCATTTACATCGCTGTTTGTGATGATTGCAGGTTTCTCAGGGATATTACTAGGGCCGATGCTGTTGAAATGGGCCAAGGTTCGTAGTGAACATGCCTATGGAATCGGACTGGGTTCAGCATCTCATGCCCTCGGCATGGCAAGGTCTTTCGAATATGGAGAGAATGCGGTAGCCCTCAGCTCGGTATCCATGATTGTCAGTGCCATTGCTGGATCCATCATGCTTCCGTTATGGGTATGGATCATCTACGGTTGA
- a CDS encoding CidA/LrgA family protein produces MYGFYWIGNLIQGLLNLPLTGSIVGMLILFIAIQLGWIKMSWGEDGSTWLQSHLQLLFIPPTVGIINHFDFFRANTLLLVLGLIISTLITCLISAKLSEWLMTWRSSHAGKKEAITCQHSSSELE; encoded by the coding sequence ATGTACGGTTTTTATTGGATAGGAAACTTGATTCAAGGTCTATTAAATTTGCCGTTAACAGGTAGTATTGTGGGCATGCTGATATTGTTTATTGCCATTCAACTGGGATGGATCAAAATGAGCTGGGGAGAAGATGGGTCAACGTGGCTTCAATCACATCTGCAATTATTGTTCATCCCACCGACTGTGGGTATTATTAATCATTTTGATTTTTTTAGAGCCAACACCTTGTTATTGGTCCTGGGTTTGATCATTAGCACATTAATAACATGTCTGATATCTGCCAAATTGAGTGAGTGGCTCATGACATGGAGATCGTCTCATGCAGGTAAAAAGGAGGCGATCACTTGTCAGCATTCATCCTCGGAATTGGAATGA